The following proteins are co-located in the Siansivirga zeaxanthinifaciens CC-SAMT-1 genome:
- a CDS encoding (Fe-S)-binding protein, producing the protein MSELLNVPTMADFMAQGKQPEVLFWVGCAGSFDDRAKKITKAFVKLLNKAQVEFAVLGTEESCTGDPAKRAGNEFLFQMQAVTNIEVLNAYEVKKIVTACPHCFNTIKNEYPELGGNYEVMHHTQFLKTLLDEGRLTIEGGQFKGKRITFHDPCYLGRANNVYEAPRDLIKKLEAELIEMKNCKRTGLCCGAGGAQMFKDAEKGNKEVNIERTEQALETQPDIVAAGCPFCNTMMTDGVKAKEKESDVAIMDIAELIANAQDL; encoded by the coding sequence ATGAGCGAATTACTTAACGTGCCAACCATGGCAGACTTTATGGCTCAAGGAAAGCAACCCGAAGTACTATTTTGGGTTGGTTGCGCAGGAAGTTTCGACGATAGAGCTAAAAAAATAACCAAAGCTTTTGTAAAATTATTAAACAAAGCTCAAGTAGAATTTGCTGTTTTAGGAACCGAAGAAAGCTGCACGGGCGATCCTGCCAAACGCGCAGGAAACGAATTTTTATTTCAAATGCAAGCCGTTACAAACATAGAAGTTTTAAACGCTTACGAAGTAAAAAAAATAGTAACCGCTTGCCCGCACTGTTTTAATACTATAAAAAATGAGTATCCAGAACTGGGCGGAAATTACGAAGTCATGCACCATACCCAATTCTTAAAAACACTTTTAGATGAAGGTCGATTAACCATAGAAGGTGGTCAATTTAAAGGCAAACGTATTACCTTTCACGACCCCTGTTATTTAGGTCGCGCCAACAATGTTTACGAAGCACCACGCGATTTAATAAAAAAGCTTGAAGCCGAGTTAATAGAAATGAAAAATTGCAAGCGAACCGGCTTGTGTTGCGGTGCAGGTGGTGCACAAATGTTTAAAGACGCCGAAAAAGGCAATAAAGAAGTAAACATAGAACGCACCGAACAGGCTCTAGAAACTCAACCCGATATAGTAGCAGCTGGTTGCCCATTCTGTAATACCATGATGACCGATGGTGTAAAGGCAAAAGAAAAAGAAAGCGATGTGGCTATTATGGATATAGCCGAATTAATTGCTAAT
- a CDS encoding (Fe-S)-binding protein encodes MPYIPNLIFIIILVLGVYAFARNVSKLKRNIKLGQDVDVSDNKPQRWKNMAMIALGQSKLMTRPVSGFLHVVVYLGFIIINIEVLEIVIDGILGTHRIFSFAGSLYAFLIGTFEVLAVLVLVTVTIFWLRRNVIKIRRFWSAEMTTWPKKDGNFILYFEMILMTLFLVMNATDLDFQASNSGNVISQYIAPLFSNYSESTLHIIERAAWWLHIIGILVFLNYLYYSKHLHILLAFPNTYYGKLQPKGQLNNLESVTNEVKMMMDPNIDPFAAPAEGTPEVPAKFGASDVQDLNWVQLLNAYTCTECGRCTSECPANQTGKKLSPRKIMMDTRDRLEEVGRNIDANKGTFKPDNKQLLDDYITREELWACTSCNACVEACPVSIDPLSIIIDMRRYLVMEQSAAPTELNNMMTNIENNGAPWPYNQMDRLNWKNE; translated from the coding sequence ATGCCATACATACCTAATTTAATTTTTATCATTATACTCGTTTTGGGAGTATATGCCTTCGCGAGAAATGTATCAAAACTCAAAAGAAACATAAAATTAGGTCAGGATGTAGACGTTAGCGATAACAAACCACAACGCTGGAAAAACATGGCCATGATTGCCTTAGGACAAAGTAAATTAATGACTCGTCCCGTATCTGGATTTCTACATGTAGTTGTATATCTTGGGTTTATCATCATCAATATAGAAGTATTAGAAATTGTTATCGATGGCATTTTAGGCACCCATCGTATTTTTTCTTTCGCAGGTAGCTTATATGCTTTTTTAATTGGCACTTTCGAGGTGCTTGCTGTTTTAGTTTTAGTAACAGTTACCATTTTTTGGTTACGCAGAAACGTAATAAAAATAAGACGCTTTTGGAGTGCCGAAATGACGACCTGGCCTAAAAAAGACGGTAATTTCATTTTATATTTCGAGATGATTTTAATGACGCTTTTCCTGGTAATGAATGCAACCGATCTCGATTTTCAAGCATCCAACTCAGGAAACGTAATCAGTCAATACATCGCACCACTATTTAGCAACTACTCCGAAAGCACATTGCACATCATAGAACGTGCCGCTTGGTGGTTACATATCATAGGTATTTTAGTATTTTTAAACTACCTGTATTATTCAAAACATTTACACATTCTTTTGGCATTCCCAAACACCTACTACGGGAAATTACAACCAAAAGGACAGTTAAATAATTTAGAATCGGTTACAAACGAGGTGAAAATGATGATGGATCCAAACATCGATCCCTTTGCAGCTCCTGCCGAAGGTACGCCTGAAGTACCCGCAAAATTTGGCGCCAGCGACGTACAAGACTTAAATTGGGTACAGCTACTAAACGCTTATACCTGTACAGAATGCGGACGATGCACCAGCGAATGTCCTGCCAACCAAACAGGTAAAAAATTATCGCCACGTAAAATCATGATGGATACCCGCGACCGTTTAGAGGAAGTTGGAAGAAACATCGATGCCAACAAAGGCACTTTTAAACCCGACAACAAACAACTGTTAGACGATTATATTACACGCGAAGAACTTTGGGCCTGCACCTCCTGTAACGCCTGCGTTGAGGCTTGCCCCGTGAGTATCGACCCGTTGTCTATCATCATCGACATGCGCCGCTATTTGGTTATGGAACAAAGCGCAGCACCAACAGAGTTAAACAACATGATGACCAATATCGAAAATAACGGTGCCCCGTGGCCATACAATCAAATGGACCGTTTAAACTGGAAAAACGAATAA
- a CDS encoding MlaD family protein, translating to MKISREVKTGILVVLGITLFIFGFNFLKGHNLLESKNLYYTEFDYNALTKASPVTVNGNTVGKIDDISYVFETGKTRVAFTVNDQLKFSDQSVVKMYETGLMGGNGLAILVSNEGQPAQPGTVLKSTVENGLVTTLSKSFSGISTDLSSTLQSTDTLMYSLNTLVNDNSDKGLKYTVAELNETLKSFKNTSNAVNNVISKNDKNIGLLLENFKKISTDLSVLTNDLKDSNMGNTVENLNKTLASLNSVLAKVENGEGSIGKLLKDEALYNNLEGATKEMEELLRDIKLHPKRYFRILSKKEIPYEKE from the coding sequence TTGAAAATATCAAGAGAAGTTAAAACAGGTATATTAGTAGTATTAGGGATTACCCTTTTTATTTTTGGTTTCAATTTTTTAAAAGGTCATAACCTATTAGAATCTAAAAATCTTTACTACACAGAATTCGACTATAATGCTTTAACAAAAGCCTCACCAGTTACTGTAAATGGTAACACTGTTGGTAAAATAGACGATATCTCTTATGTTTTCGAAACCGGAAAAACACGTGTCGCTTTTACTGTTAACGATCAATTAAAATTCTCAGACCAATCGGTTGTAAAAATGTATGAAACCGGATTAATGGGAGGTAATGGCTTAGCTATTTTAGTTAGTAATGAAGGGCAGCCAGCACAACCAGGTACTGTTTTAAAATCGACTGTAGAGAATGGTTTGGTTACCACCTTATCCAAAAGTTTTTCGGGAATTAGCACCGATTTATCATCCACCTTACAATCTACAGATACCTTAATGTATAGCTTAAATACCTTGGTAAATGATAATTCAGACAAAGGTTTAAAATATACCGTTGCAGAACTTAACGAAACTTTAAAATCATTTAAAAACACTTCAAATGCTGTAAATAATGTTATCTCTAAAAACGATAAAAACATTGGCCTTCTTTTAGAGAATTTCAAGAAAATAAGCACCGATTTGTCTGTTTTAACAAACGATTTAAAGGATTCTAACATGGGGAATACCGTAGAGAATTTAAACAAAACCTTAGCGAGTTTAAACAGCGTTTTAGCTAAAGTTGAAAACGGAGAAGGTTCTATAGGTAAATTATTAAAAGACGAAGCTTTGTATAATAATTTAGAAGGTGCAACCAAAGAAATGGAAGAATTGCTAAGAGATATCAAGCTTCATCCAAAACGTTATTTTAGAATTTTATCTAAAAAAGAAATCCCATACGAAAAGGAATAA
- a CDS encoding N-acetylmuramoyl-L-alanine amidase family protein: MKTNRVLLFVSIIALLTFSSFTNLNYQDKSKKFIVVLDAGHGGHDSGNLGSGFVEKDIALKIVLEVGAVLSKNPNIKVVYTRDKDVFVDLFKRGQIANKANADLFVSVHCNAHHSSAHGTETFVLGTHRNKTNFEVAKKENSVIFLEDDYKKNYAGFDPNSPESVMSILISQEEYLDQSIQLASLIQKKFTNKLKRNNRGVKQAGFIVLHQTVMPSVLVETGFLTFKEEGAYLNSKKGQHDMSTSIADAILEYKHILDGNMGDYVFEDHVNHDTEVETVIETIADSKPSATNNSNIVFKVQISASSKSLETKSFNFNGLENITKEKAGNLYKYYYGSTSNFEETKILEKEAIQKGYNSCFTVAFKDGKKISVSEALKSKSN; the protein is encoded by the coding sequence ATGAAAACGAACAGAGTATTGCTTTTCGTATCTATTATAGCATTATTAACATTTTCTTCATTTACCAATTTAAATTACCAAGATAAATCCAAAAAGTTTATTGTTGTTTTAGATGCTGGTCATGGTGGACACGATTCTGGTAACTTAGGCAGTGGCTTTGTGGAGAAGGATATTGCATTAAAAATTGTTTTAGAAGTGGGTGCCGTGTTAAGCAAAAACCCGAACATTAAAGTGGTTTACACACGAGACAAAGATGTGTTTGTAGATTTATTTAAAAGAGGCCAAATAGCAAATAAGGCCAACGCCGATTTGTTTGTTTCTGTTCACTGTAATGCGCATCACTCTTCGGCTCATGGAACTGAGACGTTTGTTTTGGGAACTCATAGAAATAAAACAAATTTTGAAGTTGCTAAAAAAGAGAACTCGGTAATTTTCTTGGAAGACGATTACAAAAAAAACTACGCAGGTTTCGACCCAAATTCTCCAGAATCGGTAATGAGTATTCTAATTAGCCAGGAAGAGTATTTAGACCAAAGTATTCAATTAGCAAGTTTAATTCAGAAGAAATTCACAAATAAATTAAAGCGTAATAACAGAGGTGTTAAACAAGCCGGATTTATTGTATTGCACCAAACCGTAATGCCTAGTGTGCTGGTTGAAACTGGTTTTCTTACTTTTAAAGAAGAAGGCGCTTATTTAAATTCTAAAAAAGGTCAGCACGACATGTCCACATCCATTGCCGATGCTATTTTAGAATACAAACATATTTTAGATGGCAATATGGGCGATTATGTTTTTGAAGATCATGTGAACCACGATACGGAGGTCGAAACGGTTATAGAAACTATAGCAGATTCAAAACCCTCAGCAACCAACAATTCCAATATTGTATTTAAAGTTCAAATTTCGGCCAGTTCTAAATCTTTAGAAACCAAATCATTTAATTTCAACGGATTAGAAAATATTACAAAAGAAAAGGCAGGAAATCTTTATAAATATTATTACGGAAGTACGTCGAACTTCGAAGAAACCAAAATTTTAGAAAAAGAAGCTATTCAAAAAGGGTATAATTCTTGTTTTACAGTGGCTTTTAAAGATGGTAAAAAAATAAGTGTTTCAGAGGCCCTAAAATCAAAATCAAATTAA